In the Topomyia yanbarensis strain Yona2022 chromosome 3, ASM3024719v1, whole genome shotgun sequence genome, one interval contains:
- the LOC131693020 gene encoding serine protease snake-like gives MLLIVVASLSLTLVTFRMASIVGAQWTAEMKCREYRNLTVLRTAIIPLTARPIPVFQEVFNCSHTVDVIVGGEEAQEGEFPHQALIGWPAEENHDEQYDFLCGGSLISERFVVTAAHCGSESSRGRPVVVRLGEHDLDNELDHQVDFDIIDIVRHPEYRGRSAYYDIALIKLKRTVKFSSYIRPACLWTSISLNYTTAIASGFGQLGFLTSPARKLNKVSLQFFGSERCNKAFPRNRKMETGIRDSQICAGSADGRDTCKGDSGGPLQVRTEEKGCLYHLIGIISWGQDACGYGHSLAIYTRIASYVRWIEQIVWETDKWIWD, from the exons ATGTTGTTGATCGTTGTCGCGAGCTTGTCATTGACCTTGGTTACCTTTCGGATGGCGTCAATTGTTGGTG cTCAATGGACAGCCGAAATGA AGTGTCGAGAATATCGCAACCTGACGGTGTTGAGAACGGCGATCATTCCCTTAACCGCAAGACCGATTCCGGTGTTCCAGGAGGTGTTCAACTGTTCCCACACTGTTGACGTGATCGTTGGCGGTGAGGAGGCGCAGGAAGGTGAATTTCCGCATCAGGCTTTGATCGGTTGGCCGGCGGAGGAGAATCATGATGAGCAGTATGACTTCCTCTGTGGCGGATCGCTGATTAGCGAGAGATTTGTGGTGACTGCAGCTCATTGTGGCTCTGAGAGTAGCAG AGGTCGCCCGGTGGTGGTTCGTCTGGGTGAGCACGACCTGGACAATGAGCTGGATCATCAGGTGGATTTCGATATCATTGACATTGTGAGGCATCCGGAGTACAGAGGCAGAAGTGCCTATTATGACATTGCGTTGATTAAGTTGAAACGAACGGTGAAATTTTCCTCCTACATACGTCCAGCCTGTCTGTGGACATCGATATCACTAAACTACACGACGGCAATTGCCAGTGGATTTGGTCAGTTGGGATTCT TAACAAGCCCGGCTCGTAAACTGAATAAAGTTTCATTGCAATTTTTCGGCTCGGAACGTTGCAACAAAGCCTTTCCAAGGAACCGCAAAATGGAAACTGGAATACGTGATAGCCAGATCTGTGCCGGTAGTGCCGATGGACGGGACACCTGCAAGGGAGATTCTGGTGGACCGCTTCAAGTGAGAACCGAAGAGAAGGGCTGTCTGTATCATCTGATAGGGATTATTTCCTGGGGTCAGGATGCCTGCGGCTACGGACACAGTCTGGCAATCTACACTAGAATTGCATCCTATGTGCGTTGGATCGAACAAATTGTTTGGGAAACAGATAAGTGGATTTGGGACTGA